The genomic segment ACGGTCTTGCATGAAACCAATAAATAAGCTCCTGGCATGGTCTCACAGGAAACCAACAAATGCTCTaggacaaaaacaaatatcagaTTCTAACGTGTGGCCTTTAGGTCTCACAGGAAACCAACAAATGCGCTAGGAAAAACACCAAATTCAAGATGTGGCCtcaagaaaaaagataattctGAAGTTCGAGGCCAACATCCATGCTTCAGGTAACCGCCAACAAGCATTTCCAATCCTTCGTTCTCTCCAACCACAACCTGAAAAACGTTTGTCTTTTCTAGGATTGGATATGCTCCAGAAATTCCCAGTAATGCTTACTCATGATTTACCCCTCCAGCGCCTACACTAAAATGACCAGTATATTCCTGAATTCAAATATAAGCACCTAACGCAGGGATGCCTCAATCTTGAGCATAAACTCCCCTTGACAATCCAGCAAGAGGCTATTGGATACCCATACGTTGTTGTCTCTACTAAGAGCTTCTGTCCAGAAAATATTGGTCCTATCCCAGGTGGGTGACCAAAAAAACTATCCACCCAGAACATTGAAAAGCAGAAACTATAACCTTCTTAAATGTGTACTCTTAGTCCTATCAGAACCTCATTTATATGACCAAATTTCTAGACAAAGGAGCAAAAAAGGTCTAGTATTGTCCTGGCAGAGTTTATATATGAATCCATGTTAGCACATGTCAGGTGGCTACATTTTCATGCCCAAGAGGGTATGACAACACTTCCAGAAGAGTAGCTACAGTGATACACAAtccaaatcatgtgaaaaacaAATTGTCCCTTCATTCTCATTCACATCACTACAGCACAGCTTAAAACAATTTCACATGGTGCTCGTAAAGAAATACCCAAGGAAATCTGAAGATAGAGCACCTTGGAGACATGATTCTGCTATAAGCCACTTGTGCGTGCAGTAACCAGAATTCCTCAAAAGTTTCATTCATTTCATTCCAGATGAAcaacaaatggaaaaaaaaatggcttCTAAATGAACCAACACTTCAGTACTAACCATCCAGGAACTGTATAAAAGGAACAAGGTCTTAATCCAAAAGCTAATGAAAGCCATCCGAGTCTAAGCTATGagttaaacaaattataatgacACAAGTGATAATTCACAGACCAGGATCAATTTCAGATACTAAAACTTGAAGTTGTGGCGTGGTTATACTTAAAAATTGCAACTTAGAATCCAATGAACTGATGGTCTTGAGTGGTTGACTTAAAGAGACATGTTCTAGCTTGCTTCCTCAGAAAGAAGGTACTCAAAGCTACTCCCAGGATGCACATTATCCATCTTTGAGAAAGATACAGAACTAAAGCCTCCAAACAAAGCCAACAAGTGGGAGCAACTGGGTAAGAGTGCAGCTACCAGGACACATTCTAAACAATCTAAGCCCCACGCCCCACTTTATTACCAAAACACAGAACATTAGACTGACAATCAGTCACCCCttctaataaattaaagaacAGAGATATCAATGGCTTATCATATGACACAAGCATGTAATTTACATGTAATCACACCTGCTTTATGATCCTCATCATGGATTACCAGTTGCCTAGTGTAGCATTAACACATGCTTTTTAATACAAACAATTGGACGCATCTGATATTTCATGAACAGTGTGTTAAATTGAAACACACTTGTTCTAAACTTGATGCACGCACAGATCAACTTGAGCCAACAAGCAGAGACCTAGGGAATAGGATGAGATAATTGATGTTCCATATCACAAGGCCAACTGAGAAACTCTGCttaatttctcatatattttcttcaaaGCATCCAAGACCAAAGATTTCCACCAATCAATATTAGCATTATATAAAACTATAGACCGATTGGCCACACCACCACCAGCTCACCAAGATCTTTCGGCaagcatttcatttttatattcagTATATAGTATCATAGgttagttttgaaattttcagtTTCCTTGACAGTAGAAGGCACAAGGACTCACACAAATCTCATACCATATATTTTTCTGTACGTGAATCatgtgaaataattaaaaaaaaaaatcaatttggtcATCTTGATTTCCTTAGCTTaagaaaatcaaaccaaatcaaaactgaaattttaaaaattttaaaattaactgaaGTGGTCAAATAATCGAACCACATGAACCCAAATGCATCGTCAGTTTTCAGTTCCCAATGCATTTCGCACATAACAACCAAACTTCACGAGGGATGTAAAGAAGGATAAGCCAATACTTCTCATATTAATCTACACTAAGCAAGAACAAGCTACCAAACATGCATTCAGCTACGTAAGATAAGACACATATAGTTACTAATATTTTCTGAAGGTAACATAAAAATACAGCAGCGTCTGGAGATGGAGCAGTGGCAGCTAAATAGTTTATTGGCAGCAAGTGCTTGTTTCACTTACAAGAATTTCTCAATGGTGGTGGTTAAGGTAGTTTTGGGAACAGCACCGATAATCGCCTCTTTCTTCTCACCATTTTTAAAGATGATAACAGTGGGAATGCTTCGAATCCCATATTGGGTTGCAATGGAAGGGCAATCATCAGTGTTAACTTTGTAACATTTGAGCTTACCAGTATATTGCGTGGCCAGTTCATCGATTATAGGGTGAATCATCCGGCACGGACCACACCATGGGGCCCAGAATTCAACCAGCACAGGGGATTCCGATTCGAGCACCACTGACTTCCATGTTGCATCCGTTACAGAAGCCACTGCAGTTccattttcaattcaattatttCAGTAACAAACCCTTGAATTATGACTTTTTCAATTTCTATATCTACAATTTTATTTAtccaaaagaaaacattttttttaaatgacaattccttttcttttcccagcttaggttttaacaaaataagcccaaaacatattcgaaaaaaaaaatctacgaTCCAGATGACCTTCGACAGCAGTCTCCTGCGCCTCACAAACAATCCGTCCACCACGAGAGAGTCTGGAACTGGTGAGAGTCACGAACGATCCAGTAGAGCGGTTTATAGTCGACGAATTAAAGGAGAGCTTGAGGCCTTTGACGTGTGGTAAACGAAGGGATCTCCGGTGAATAGGTGAAGCAAAAGCGGAGAGAGGTGTGGTAGTagtaggtttaggtttagggaaGGTGGGAGGAGGAACGGTGAGGGATTCAAGAAGAGCAGCCATGAGGAGAATCGGATTATTGGCTCTGGATTGGGTTTGCGGAGACAGAGAGAGATGGGGAATTGATGATATTTGGAGTTTACCTGAGAAGTGGAAATGACgcttttctttaatatttgtttttaaccaGGACAGGACATGTCAGGAAGGAAGGACTGTTCATTTCCGTAACTAGATTTGGGAATTAACGAGTGGGCTCACTACCAGCTCACTTGTCTAGACAAGCACTTGTGCTGCAGAAAAGTTCACTGCGTAGTGCGTACATGCCAAAAACCAATAGTTTTGAAACCTGTCCCGACATGTCGATTTAAAACCCGACTGATTTGAAACTAAAATCAGATtgggttgatgaaaaaatagaatgaacTATGATCCGGCTGATTTGACAGGTTGATCCGGTAAAATCCAGTCAAAAACCTGGTTGCAAcctgttaatttttatattttttgttactaaaacgacgtcattttaaattttttaaaataaaaattgacccGTCCGACCCGATCAAACCTGATAACCCGATCAAAACCCGAGCCTTGGACCGGACTGAGTTTAAAAACTTTGCAAAAACCGCTTCATGgtgaaaaaaattgcatctcatttgtttcctttcatttatttctggagtctttttcttttctagggTCAAATATACTGCACTCATCTCTATAAGATTTTTTTGGACTGCGGAGTTCTTGTTATATATACTACAAGTAGAAGAGGGGGGGAAAATAAAAAGGCTACACGCACCACTTCAGTCACTATCAAACTAGACGGGTCACTTATTCACAGAGGAGATAATATTGAGATGTTTGACCATCTTATATTTGGAATAacccatgtaaaaaaaacaggtgaaaaaaataacaaagtttaaaggttaataatttaattacaaagaataaaattgaataaaaatcaattttaaaaaaaatcatgtcaacACATGTTAACTTGACTAATTTGTGATCCAAAATATAAACTAGGGATAACCtcacaaaaaaaactgaacaaatcacaaagcttataacttaataaatcaatgtcaaataaaaaaaaataaaaaaaaaatttaaaaacaaattccaaaCTCAAACCAGGTAAATCATGAGAATGAAACAActctgtaaaaaacaaaaataattacaaagtaaaattctcaattataaaaaattaaaaataacaaaaataaataatgagagcTAAATCTTgcaccaaaaattattgaaagaaactaatcagggattaaattgaaaacaaaataaatgaagaaaaggatagaaaaagagtaatgaaaaaaatgaggaccaaaatttgaaaaaaaaatgaattaaaattctaaaagacaaaaaaaatgcaaaggataaaaaaaaatagcaataaaaagaataaagaccatattggatacaaaaaataaattaaattaaatgtggagagggatgaaattgaaaaaaataaagttcaagaaGCATTAAGatcaaagcaaataaaaatttaaaaaagtagaggatcaaacccaaaacaaatacaaaatggaGGACacaactaaatttttaaaggtCTGACATAAATACCAAGGCCCATAAGAGAGAAATGAAGGGCAGGAGAAAAAAACTCATCGTAGCAGAATCGCTGCCCGTTTTGGCAAACATGCAACTCCAACAGCTGTGCCAAATCCTTGTGCATCAGATGAGACGATGATCGAGTTTTTTTTTGCCACCGAAATTGTCCTCACGCGCCTCCGGAATAGCGCCGAGGATTTTGACGCATGTGTGGCACATGTCagcatattttattgatttattaatattttaataagataaattacaaaaaaaacccaagggCATACTATTATTACAAAAACAACCATGGCGCAAAGACAAAAATGCCCTCCGAAGTCATTCTTTAAATCTGAAAAGTCAAAAGTTAACtatgtaattttattgtacAAGAAGAATGCAAAGACAAATAAACCCCTCTCTGCAAGGTCATTTTTCTGAGCAACTAAGGATATAAACGTAATTTTACTatgcaaataaaaagaaaaggacaaaacAAACCCTTAATGAAAGAccttttttttcagatttcaaaggtaaaaaattattttaactgtGCATTTTCAAAGTTGAATGACAAAATTGTTCTAGATCAATCCACAAGTGACATTTGAATCCCTTTGAAAAGATGGTTTTACCTTTAATGTCAAGGCAATTATTAGCAATGAAGGCAAAATAGTCATTACACTGCTTAAATCCACAATGATTCTCCTCACATGGTACAGGAAAAGGTTAAGcccttttagtattttttttttaactagccATTTCATCAACactcatgtttttatatatataaaaaaaattataaatgaaattcaaaaactttaaCTCGAGAATTatttcatgaaacaaaaaaaattattaaacctgatCCCTACCTAGTCAAACTTAATTAGTCAAAGTTATAACTCGGGTTATAGATTCAATaggattcaataatttttttatatataattttttatctaaaataaacaactataaaatcaataaccaacaaaatatcaaagtgattggaaaagaaaatc from the Populus nigra chromosome 1, ddPopNigr1.1, whole genome shotgun sequence genome contains:
- the LOC133691144 gene encoding uncharacterized protein LOC133691144, with protein sequence MAALLESLTVPPPTFPKPKPTTTTPLSAFASPIHRRSLRLPHVKGLKLSFNSSTINRSTGSFVTLTSSRLSRGGRIVCEAQETAVEVASVTDATWKSVVLESESPVLVEFWAPWCGPCRMIHPIIDELATQYTGKLKCYKVNTDDCPSIATQYGIRSIPTVIIFKNGEKKEAIIGAVPKTTLTTTIEKFL